In Falco biarmicus isolate bFalBia1 chromosome 5, bFalBia1.pri, whole genome shotgun sequence, a single genomic region encodes these proteins:
- the IL15RA gene encoding interleukin-15 receptor subunit alpha, whose product MARPPPLLLLCGTVALLLPWAAADTVSVRCSHPKDVANAHINVGNNTLLNTRLRYTCNLGYKRKAGTSSLIQCILRDGSTKPDWTNTTLQCIRDPALPPQTPSPELPTAPHTERMTQRGGTTNTSPTFNPSPAATPGLPGAASHSAAPPEPDGPSPETSTPWEMPPPLDTSTTGEGTALGSPLGTTPLPTPPPHYAAVSIQTLAYSIGLPVLVVAGVVACCCWRMKMRTGQGYTVPGTAIPLVAPAAENDMLPPGVFPMG is encoded by the exons atggcgcggccgccgccgctgctgctgctctgcggGACCGTCGCCCTCTTGCTGCCCTGGGCCGCCGCCGACACCG TGTCAGTGCGATGCAGCCACCCCAAGGATGTGGCCAACGCGCACATCAATGTGGGCAACAACACCCTGCTCAACACCCGCCTGCGCTACACCTGTAACCTGGGCTACAAGCGCAAAGCCGGTACCTCCAGCCTCATCCAATGCATCCTCCGTGATGGCTCCACCAAGCCTGACTGGACCAACACCACGCTGCAATGCATCC GAGACCCGGCTTTACCTCCACAAACTCCCAGCCCTGAGCTCCCAACTGCACCGCACACCGAGAGGATGACCCAGAGGG GAGGAACCACCAACACCAGCCCGACCTTCAacccctctccagcagcaacGCCTGGGCtaccaggagctgccagccaCTCAGCTGCGCCACCAGAACCTGATGGGCCATCACCAGAGACATCCACACCATGGGAGATGCCCCCACCACTGGACACATCCACAACAGGAGAGGGGACAGCCCTGGGGTCACCTCTGGGGACAaccccactgcccacccccCCTCCACACTATGCCGCAG tttccatCCAGACCCTGGCCTATTCCATTG GGCTCCCGGTGCTGGTGGTTGCCGGTGTTGtggcctgctgctgctggaggatgAAAAT GCGCACAGGGCAGGGCTACACGGTGCCAGGGACGGCCATCCCCTTGGTGGCACCTGCTGCTGAGAACGACATGCTGCCACCTGGTGTCTTCCCCATGGGCTGA